The following proteins are co-located in the Tardibacter chloracetimidivorans genome:
- the dut gene encoding dUTP diphosphatase gives MNAEIEIRLKRLPHGEGLPLPAYATAHAAGMDVVAAEDVTLAPGARHAVATGFAIAIPAGFEVQVRPRSGLALKHGVTCLNTPGTIDADYRGEVKVILANLGGEPFEVRRGERIAQLVPAAVQQARFAEVAELDETARGEGGFGSTGREALVK, from the coding sequence ATGAACGCCGAGATCGAAATCCGCCTGAAGCGCCTGCCGCATGGGGAGGGTTTGCCGCTACCGGCCTATGCGACCGCCCATGCCGCGGGCATGGATGTGGTTGCCGCCGAAGATGTGACGCTCGCGCCGGGTGCGCGCCATGCCGTGGCGACCGGCTTCGCAATCGCTATTCCGGCGGGTTTCGAGGTGCAGGTCCGGCCGCGCTCCGGCCTTGCGCTGAAGCATGGCGTCACCTGCCTCAACACGCCGGGCACGATCGATGCCGATTATCGCGGCGAGGTGAAGGTGATCCTCGCCAATCTGGGCGGCGAGCCTTTTGAAGTGCGGCGCGGTGAGCGGATCGCGCAGCTTGTCCCGGCGGCCGTGCAGCAGGCGCGTTTCGCCGAAGTGGCGGAGCTTGACGAAACCGCACGTGGGGAGGGCGGCTTCGGCTCCACGGGGCGCGAAGCGCTTGTGAAGTGA
- a CDS encoding HesA/MoeB/ThiF family protein, with product MTLSDEQLDRYARHIILKEIGGAGQARLLESRVAVIGAGGIGSPVIQYLAAAGVGRLTIIDDDAISLSNLQRQVLFGTDEVGHVKVDAAARAVARLNPDVAVMPVEARITAGNAEAMLVGHDVIVDGCDNFTTRLAVADAALTLRIPLVSAAVGQFEGQIATFRGWEADKPCYRCFVGADPAREDASCADQGVVGALTGVIGSWGALEALRELVRFGEDAAGRLALFDALTMRVKTLSLPKDPACPACGAVK from the coding sequence GTGACGCTCAGCGACGAACAGCTCGACCGTTATGCGCGCCACATCATCCTGAAGGAAATCGGCGGCGCGGGACAGGCGCGGCTGCTGGAATCGCGCGTGGCGGTGATCGGCGCGGGTGGCATAGGCTCTCCGGTGATCCAGTATCTCGCGGCGGCGGGCGTCGGCCGCCTGACGATTATCGACGACGACGCCATCTCTTTGTCCAATCTTCAGCGGCAGGTGCTGTTCGGTACGGACGAAGTCGGCCATGTGAAGGTGGATGCGGCCGCACGCGCCGTCGCACGGCTCAACCCCGATGTCGCCGTCATGCCCGTGGAGGCGCGGATCACCGCCGGCAATGCCGAGGCGATGCTGGTGGGGCATGATGTGATCGTCGACGGCTGCGACAATTTCACGACCCGGCTGGCGGTGGCCGACGCGGCACTTACGCTCCGTATCCCGCTGGTGTCGGCGGCTGTCGGCCAGTTCGAGGGGCAGATCGCTACCTTTAGGGGGTGGGAGGCGGACAAGCCCTGCTACCGCTGCTTCGTGGGCGCGGACCCGGCGCGCGAGGATGCAAGCTGCGCGGATCAGGGCGTGGTTGGCGCGCTCACCGGCGTGATCGGAAGCTGGGGCGCGCTGGAGGCGTTGCGTGAACTCGTTCGCTTCGGCGAGGACGCGGCGGGTCGCCTGGCGCTGTTCGATGCGCTGACGATGCGGGTGAAGACGCTGTCCCTGCCGAAAGACCCGGCCTGCCCTGCTTGCGGTGCAGTGAAATGA
- a CDS encoding metallopeptidase family protein: MSSAAHLAPTLEEIETLARAAIGRLPDIFRSHLDGVVLRVEEFPDSEVIAEMGLESPFDILGLYSGRPVGDKSIDLSGSLPDMIHLYRRPILDEWAESGESLEALVTHVLVHEVGHHFGLSDEAMHAIEAQALD, from the coding sequence ATGTCTTCCGCCGCCCATCTTGCGCCGACGCTTGAGGAGATCGAGACGCTTGCCCGCGCCGCGATCGGCCGCCTGCCGGACATCTTCCGTTCGCATCTGGACGGCGTGGTGTTGAGGGTGGAGGAGTTTCCGGATTCCGAAGTGATCGCGGAGATGGGCCTGGAATCGCCCTTCGACATATTGGGCCTCTACAGCGGCCGTCCGGTGGGCGACAAATCGATCGATCTTTCGGGAAGCCTGCCCGACATGATCCACCTCTACCGTCGCCCGATCCTCGATGAATGGGCTGAAAGCGGGGAAAGCCTGGAAGCGCTCGTCACCCATGTGCTGGTGCATGAGGTGGGCCATCATTTCGGCCTTTCGGACGAGGCCATGCACGCGATCGAGGCGCAGGCGCTCGATTAG
- a CDS encoding autotransporter outer membrane beta-barrel domain-containing protein, which produces MPRALFSCSLAGLCLLSTSISALAAGTALVIGSDSSGSAGAGLKLRLEHAGYTVTTVADGTGSLAYDQVWDVRISPALSVDEQSNYLDYMQASGSLFLLGEHSGFAARNQSVIDVIAAAGGGDVPLPAGSIGTQYVTATFNGANLIVDDLNTGFYVPAAGTVTSPGNGIFFTTSEANGGGGGSGIAFDRGTLTNALDARLLTYFDTNTFQQSFYDATPALRALTDRMISFVGGQFTADPDLDPPGPAKIDDSQSFFTLDDDVVDEDLITFDGGTLRLSGGSFGGNIVPSAVAVEDGGAFVDTSTGNGGFSGPISGTGGVIVEGGGRLALSGDNSFSGGVVVDGSTLEITGAGALGTGDVDLLGGMLAVTGGGTLANGITVGTAGGIVNTSADVTLSGVVDGVGSLVKQGAGILNLAGNNSLSGATVVQEGRLAVNGSIGSSIAAVMSGAEIGGTGTLGGLIVRNNATAAPGNSIGTLSVATFARFEEGSFYQVEVDAAGASDRLAVTGDVTIEGGTVQVLAEAGDYQPVTDYAIITAGGAVDGTFDAVTSNLAFLTPSLAYAADSVTLTLIRNDLSFASAGVTRNQRAAGAAVDQAFAPDSAVYANLVGASVAQAQAAFDQLSGEIHASAVAAAVTDAGLVRQTLLDRSRTGGSADGERFSLWGQWLGSWGDTDASGNAARLDRETDGWLMGGEARLGEHVVLGIAGGASKTDLAVTDRGSDGNIDSAHAAIYGGVGAGALRLRAGLGYAWLDLDTSRTIAFRGFTDSATARYDGSVVQFFTEAGYRVALGRFALEPFAGLTALWTTTEAFAEQGGEAALSVHGRDRDVHFTTLGMRAEARFGEESPLAANLQLGWRRAFNELEPTASSTFRAGGQAFTVAGAPLDRDSFLIDGGLDWLVARRLTVGARYAGVVGNRSQDHAAKATLSFSF; this is translated from the coding sequence ATGCCTCGCGCGTTGTTTTCGTGTTCGCTGGCGGGCCTGTGCCTGCTGTCCACTTCCATCTCGGCCCTGGCCGCGGGCACCGCGCTCGTCATCGGCAGCGATAGCAGCGGCAGCGCAGGCGCGGGTCTGAAGCTTCGCCTTGAACATGCCGGCTACACCGTCACGACGGTTGCGGACGGCACCGGCTCGCTGGCCTATGATCAGGTCTGGGACGTCCGCATCTCTCCTGCCCTGAGCGTGGACGAGCAGAGCAACTACCTCGACTATATGCAAGCAAGCGGCAGCCTGTTCCTGCTCGGCGAACATTCCGGCTTCGCGGCGCGCAACCAGTCGGTCATCGATGTCATCGCCGCTGCCGGCGGCGGTGATGTGCCGCTGCCCGCAGGCAGCATCGGCACCCAATATGTCACCGCCACCTTCAACGGCGCCAATCTGATCGTCGATGATCTGAATACCGGCTTCTACGTGCCGGCCGCCGGCACTGTGACGAGCCCGGGCAACGGCATCTTCTTCACCACTTCCGAAGCCAATGGCGGCGGCGGCGGTTCCGGCATCGCCTTCGACAGAGGCACGCTGACGAACGCGCTGGATGCCCGGCTGCTCACCTACTTCGACACCAACACCTTTCAGCAGAGCTTCTACGATGCGACACCGGCGCTCCGTGCACTTACCGACCGGATGATCAGCTTCGTCGGCGGCCAATTCACTGCCGACCCCGATCTCGATCCCCCGGGACCCGCCAAGATCGATGACAGCCAGTCCTTCTTCACGCTGGACGATGACGTGGTGGACGAAGATCTCATCACCTTCGACGGCGGCACGCTCCGGCTGTCGGGCGGCAGCTTTGGTGGCAATATCGTCCCGTCCGCCGTGGCGGTCGAGGACGGCGGCGCCTTCGTCGACACCAGCACCGGCAATGGCGGCTTCTCAGGCCCGATCAGCGGCACGGGCGGCGTGATCGTCGAGGGTGGCGGCCGTCTCGCGCTCAGCGGCGACAACAGCTTTTCCGGCGGCGTGGTCGTCGATGGCAGCACGCTCGAGATCACCGGCGCGGGTGCGCTCGGCACCGGCGATGTCGACCTGCTCGGCGGCATGCTCGCCGTCACCGGCGGCGGCACCCTTGCGAACGGCATCACCGTTGGCACTGCCGGCGGCATCGTCAACACCAGCGCGGATGTGACGTTGAGCGGCGTGGTCGACGGCGTGGGCAGCCTGGTGAAGCAGGGCGCCGGCATTCTCAACCTCGCCGGCAACAACAGCCTCTCGGGCGCGACCGTGGTCCAGGAAGGCCGGCTCGCCGTCAACGGTTCCATCGGCAGCTCGATCGCAGCCGTCATGAGCGGGGCCGAGATCGGCGGCACCGGCACGCTGGGGGGCCTCATCGTCCGCAACAACGCGACGGCTGCGCCCGGCAATTCGATCGGCACGCTCAGCGTCGCAACCTTCGCCCGCTTCGAGGAGGGCTCCTTCTACCAAGTGGAGGTTGATGCCGCGGGCGCCAGCGATCGGCTCGCGGTCACGGGCGACGTCACCATCGAAGGCGGCACCGTCCAGGTTCTGGCCGAAGCAGGCGACTATCAGCCGGTGACCGACTATGCGATCATCACCGCCGGCGGCGCGGTCGACGGCACGTTCGACGCGGTCACCTCCAACCTCGCCTTTCTGACGCCGAGCCTCGCCTATGCCGCCGATTCGGTGACGCTCACGCTCATCCGCAACGATCTCAGCTTCGCCTCGGCGGGCGTCACGCGCAACCAGCGCGCCGCCGGCGCCGCCGTCGATCAGGCCTTCGCGCCCGACAGTGCCGTCTACGCCAATCTTGTGGGCGCGAGCGTGGCGCAGGCGCAGGCCGCCTTCGACCAGCTTTCGGGCGAAATCCACGCAAGCGCGGTCGCTGCGGCCGTCACCGATGCGGGTCTGGTGCGCCAGACGCTGCTCGACCGCAGCCGGACGGGCGGCAGCGCCGATGGTGAGCGCTTTTCGCTCTGGGGCCAGTGGCTCGGCTCCTGGGGCGATACGGACGCAAGCGGCAACGCTGCCCGGCTCGATCGCGAGACCGACGGCTGGCTGATGGGCGGCGAGGCACGGCTTGGCGAACATGTCGTGCTCGGCATCGCCGGGGGCGCCAGCAAGACCGATCTGGCGGTCACCGATCGCGGCTCGGACGGGAACATCGATTCCGCCCATGCGGCGATCTACGGCGGCGTCGGCGCTGGGGCGCTGCGGCTGCGCGCCGGCCTCGGCTATGCTTGGCTCGACCTCGACACCAGCCGCACCATCGCCTTCCGCGGCTTCACCGACAGCGCCACGGCGCGCTATGACGGCTCGGTTGTCCAGTTCTTCACCGAAGCCGGCTATCGCGTCGCTCTCGGGCGGTTCGCGCTTGAGCCGTTCGCCGGCCTGACCGCGCTCTGGACGACGACCGAAGCCTTCGCCGAACAGGGGGGCGAGGCGGCACTCAGCGTCCATGGCCGCGACCGCGACGTCCATTTCACGACACTGGGCATGCGGGCGGAGGCACGGTTCGGCGAGGAGTCGCCGCTCGCCGCCAATCTGCAACTCGGCTGGCGGCGGGCGTTCAACGAACTGGAGCCGACCGCCTCGTCGACCTTCCGCGCGGGTGGCCAGGCGTTCACCGTGGCGGGAGCCCCGCTCGATCGCGACAGCTTCCTGATCGATGGCGGGCTCGACTGGCTGGTCGCGCGTCGGCTGACGGTCGGCGCACGCTATGCAGGCGTCGTCGGCAACCGGTCGCAGGACCATGCCGCCAAGGCGACGCTATCCTTCAGCTTCTAG
- the coaBC gene encoding bifunctional phosphopantothenoylcysteine decarboxylase/phosphopantothenate--cysteine ligase CoaBC: MNGKRILLIVGGGIAAYKACELIRLIRKEGGTVRCVLTDGGAQFVTAMTLAALSEQPVHTSLWDLKDEAEMGHIQLSREADLVVVCPATADLLASMANGHAGDLASTLLLATDKPVLAVPAMNVRMWLHAATRRNVARLRADGVTVMEPDEGPMACGEFGPGRLPEPAAVLEAIRRRMVGGGALSGKHVIVTAGPTHEPIDPVRYIANRSSGRQGFEIAGALAAIGAEVTLVAGPVALPTPAGVRRVDVETALEMAEAVEQALPADAAVMVAAVADWRAEPSATKIKKGGDGAPPPLRLVENPDILAGLAAAKKRPGLVVGFAAETNDVLDHATAKRARKGCDWIVANDVSGDVMGGSDNTVHLVTDAGVESWERLPKPMVAARLAQRIAEALGGLKT, from the coding sequence ATGAACGGCAAGCGCATTCTCCTGATCGTGGGCGGCGGGATCGCGGCCTACAAGGCGTGCGAGCTGATACGGCTGATCCGCAAGGAAGGCGGCACGGTGCGGTGCGTGCTGACGGATGGTGGCGCGCAGTTCGTGACCGCGATGACGCTTGCCGCCCTGTCCGAACAGCCCGTCCACACCAGCCTGTGGGACCTGAAGGACGAGGCCGAGATGGGCCATATCCAGTTGAGCCGCGAGGCCGATCTGGTGGTAGTCTGCCCGGCGACGGCCGATCTTCTGGCGAGCATGGCGAACGGCCATGCCGGAGACCTTGCTTCCACCCTGCTGCTTGCAACCGACAAGCCGGTGCTTGCAGTGCCCGCGATGAACGTTCGGATGTGGCTGCATGCCGCCACCCGGCGCAATGTCGCCCGGCTTCGCGCGGATGGCGTGACGGTGATGGAGCCTGACGAAGGCCCCATGGCCTGCGGCGAGTTCGGGCCGGGCCGCCTGCCGGAACCCGCCGCGGTGCTGGAGGCGATCCGCCGGAGAATGGTCGGTGGGGGCGCGCTTTCGGGCAAGCATGTCATCGTCACCGCAGGGCCGACGCATGAGCCGATCGATCCGGTGCGCTATATCGCCAACCGGTCGTCCGGCAGGCAGGGGTTCGAGATCGCGGGCGCGCTTGCAGCGATTGGCGCCGAGGTCACGCTGGTGGCGGGGCCGGTGGCGCTGCCGACGCCTGCCGGCGTGCGCCGGGTGGACGTCGAGACGGCGCTGGAAATGGCCGAGGCGGTGGAGCAGGCGCTTCCTGCGGACGCGGCGGTGATGGTGGCGGCCGTCGCGGACTGGCGGGCCGAACCGTCTGCCACCAAGATCAAGAAGGGCGGAGATGGCGCGCCTCCGCCGCTCCGGCTGGTGGAAAATCCCGATATTCTGGCGGGTCTTGCTGCGGCCAAGAAGCGGCCGGGGCTGGTGGTCGGCTTTGCCGCCGAAACCAACGATGTTCTGGACCACGCCACGGCCAAGCGCGCGCGCAAGGGCTGCGACTGGATTGTCGCCAACGACGTGTCGGGCGATGTCATGGGCGGCAGCGACAACACCGTCCACCTAGTGACGGACGCAGGCGTTGAAAGCTGGGAACGGCTGCCAAAGCCGATGGTCGCCGCCCGCCTCGCTCAACGTATCGCCGAAGCGCTTGGGGGGCTGAAGACATGA
- the mutM gene encoding bifunctional DNA-formamidopyrimidine glycosylase/DNA-(apurinic or apyrimidinic site) lyase — protein MPELPEVETTVRGLRPVLEGQLLIRVEPRRADLRRPIPPDLRQRMASARVTGLGRRAKYGLIHTDRGDTLIFHLGMSGRWRISPEAIGPHDHLLIETGSGILLSLNDPRRFGSLDLVPSSDLTAFPAFAAMGPEPLGPELSAAYLLKALSGRAAPIKALLLDQRIVAGLGNIYVCEALHLSGIRPDAPAGRIGRARMERLVDAIRLVLDAAILAGGSSLRDYARPDGELGYFSKEWRVYGREGEPCACGAPVRRRADGGRSTFWCARCQR, from the coding sequence ATGCCCGAGCTTCCCGAAGTCGAAACCACCGTGCGCGGGCTGCGCCCCGTGCTGGAAGGCCAGTTGCTCATCCGGGTGGAGCCGCGCCGCGCCGACCTGCGGCGGCCGATCCCGCCGGACCTGAGACAGCGGATGGCCAGCGCGCGCGTGACGGGGCTGGGGCGGCGCGCCAAATACGGCTTGATCCACACCGATCGCGGCGACACGCTGATCTTCCACCTCGGCATGTCCGGCCGCTGGCGGATTTCGCCGGAAGCGATCGGCCCCCACGACCATCTTCTGATCGAGACCGGCAGCGGCATATTGCTGTCGCTCAATGATCCCCGCCGCTTCGGCTCGCTCGATCTCGTGCCGAGCAGCGATCTGACGGCATTCCCCGCCTTTGCCGCCATGGGGCCGGAGCCTCTGGGGCCGGAATTGAGCGCGGCCTATCTGCTGAAGGCGCTGTCCGGCCGCGCCGCGCCGATCAAGGCGCTGCTGCTGGACCAGCGGATCGTGGCGGGCCTCGGCAACATATATGTCTGTGAGGCGCTGCACCTGTCGGGCATCCGCCCGGATGCTCCGGCGGGACGAATCGGCCGCGCCCGGATGGAGCGGCTGGTGGACGCGATCCGGCTGGTGCTGGACGCAGCGATACTGGCGGGCGGATCAAGCCTCAGGGACTATGCCCGGCCCGACGGCGAGCTTGGCTATTTCAGCAAGGAATGGCGCGTCTACGGGCGGGAAGGCGAGCCCTGCGCCTGTGGCGCGCCCGTGCGGCGGCGCGCAGACGGCGGCCGATCCACCTTCTGGTGCGCCCGTTGCCAGCGATAG
- a CDS encoding class I SAM-dependent methyltransferase: MDDAAEQVSFGYEQVSREEKTRRVGEVFRSVAARYDLMNDLMSGGLHRLWKDQFVRRVKPRPGEAILDMAGGTGDIAFRMAARGAQVTVADINPAMLEVGVKRAAERKVEGLVWAEENAERLSFPDRMFDAYTIAFGIRNVTDIPAALREAHRVLKRGGRFFCLEFSTTEWPGFGKVYDAYSHHVVPRIGELVASDADSYRYLIESIRRFPDMETFRSMIAEAGFAQARVEPVLGGVVAIHSGWKI; this comes from the coding sequence ATGGACGACGCTGCTGAACAGGTATCCTTCGGTTACGAGCAGGTGAGCCGCGAGGAAAAGACGCGCCGGGTGGGCGAGGTCTTTCGCAGCGTTGCGGCCCGCTATGACCTGATGAACGATCTGATGTCGGGAGGACTGCACCGGCTGTGGAAGGATCAGTTTGTCCGGCGCGTGAAACCGCGCCCGGGCGAAGCGATCCTGGACATGGCGGGCGGCACGGGCGACATCGCGTTCCGCATGGCCGCCCGCGGCGCTCAGGTGACGGTGGCCGACATCAACCCGGCGATGCTCGAGGTCGGGGTGAAGCGCGCGGCCGAACGGAAGGTCGAAGGGCTGGTCTGGGCAGAGGAAAATGCCGAACGGCTGAGCTTTCCCGACCGCATGTTCGATGCCTATACGATCGCCTTCGGCATAAGGAACGTCACCGACATTCCGGCCGCCTTGCGGGAAGCGCATCGCGTGCTGAAGCGCGGCGGGCGCTTCTTCTGCCTTGAGTTTTCGACGACCGAATGGCCCGGCTTCGGCAAGGTCTACGACGCCTATTCGCACCATGTCGTGCCCCGCATCGGCGAACTGGTGGCAAGCGATGCCGACAGCTATCGCTATCTGATCGAATCGATCCGCCGTTTCCCCGATATGGAAACCTTCAGGTCGATGATCGCCGAGGCCGGTTTCGCCCAGGCCCGGGTCGAGCCTGTTCTGGGCGGCGTGGTCGCCATCCACAGCGGCTGGAAGATCTGA
- the ubiB gene encoding 2-polyprenylphenol 6-hydroxylase, which translates to MSTSITHLWRLVRWGRTLARHGALKGIERDPLTPPRVRLLCRVARFGARVPKQPAYADAFQAIGPAAIKLGQALATRPDLVGEAAARDLLRLQDALPPAPFPAVHAAIEAALEKPVEAVFASIDPEPVGAASVAQVHRAVTTDGRSVAVKVLRPGVEDEFARAIETYEWAAAQVEALGGEAARLRPRLVIAMFRQWTARELDLRREAASASELAESLQAELGFTVPAIDWTRTSRRVMTLEWIDGIKLTDRDALVAAGHDLKRLAARLVQAFLRQAIVDGFFHADLHQGNLFALPDGRLVAVDFGIMGRIDRRARLWLAEILYGLITGNYARVAEIHFEAGYVPPHHNLAEFTTALRAVGEPMRGLPVKDISVGQMLDGLFAITRDFDMPTQPHLLLLQKTMVMVEGVATALDPDINMWETAEPFVREWIRDELGPEAWFSERLIRDVRTLADLPELVRRIARHYPPEGAAPPPPPLPDIQIIRVAQTRWFVLSALLGILAGAGAMALLG; encoded by the coding sequence ATGAGCACCTCCATCACCCACCTCTGGCGGCTGGTACGATGGGGGCGGACGCTTGCCCGTCACGGCGCGCTCAAGGGCATCGAGCGCGACCCGCTGACTCCGCCGCGCGTGCGGCTGCTCTGCCGCGTGGCCCGATTCGGCGCGCGCGTGCCGAAACAGCCGGCCTATGCGGATGCGTTCCAGGCGATAGGCCCCGCCGCGATCAAGCTGGGGCAGGCGCTTGCCACCCGACCCGATCTGGTCGGCGAAGCGGCGGCGCGCGATCTCCTGCGCCTTCAGGACGCGCTACCGCCCGCGCCCTTCCCGGCGGTGCATGCGGCGATCGAGGCGGCGCTCGAAAAGCCGGTGGAGGCGGTGTTCGCCTCGATCGATCCGGAGCCGGTCGGCGCTGCATCGGTCGCACAGGTGCACCGCGCGGTCACGACCGACGGACGGTCGGTTGCGGTCAAGGTGCTGCGGCCGGGCGTGGAGGACGAGTTCGCCCGCGCGATCGAGACATATGAATGGGCGGCGGCCCAAGTGGAGGCACTGGGCGGCGAGGCGGCACGGCTGCGGCCCCGGCTGGTGATCGCCATGTTCAGGCAGTGGACGGCGCGCGAGCTGGACCTGAGGCGCGAGGCGGCGTCCGCGTCCGAACTTGCCGAATCGCTTCAGGCGGAGCTTGGCTTCACCGTTCCGGCCATCGACTGGACGCGCACCTCGCGGCGCGTGATGACGCTGGAATGGATCGACGGCATCAAGCTGACCGATCGCGATGCTCTGGTGGCGGCCGGGCATGATCTGAAGCGGCTTGCCGCGCGGCTGGTCCAGGCGTTTCTGAGACAAGCGATCGTCGACGGCTTCTTCCATGCCGATCTGCACCAGGGCAATCTCTTCGCGCTGCCGGACGGCCGCCTTGTGGCGGTGGACTTCGGCATTATGGGGCGGATCGACCGGCGCGCGCGGCTGTGGCTTGCCGAAATCCTCTACGGCCTCATCACCGGCAATTACGCGCGGGTCGCCGAAATCCATTTCGAGGCGGGCTATGTGCCGCCGCACCATAATCTGGCCGAGTTCACCACTGCGTTGCGCGCGGTGGGCGAGCCGATGCGCGGGCTTCCGGTAAAAGACATCTCGGTCGGCCAGATGCTGGATGGGCTGTTTGCCATCACCCGCGATTTCGACATGCCCACCCAGCCCCATCTGCTGCTTCTGCAAAAGACGATGGTGATGGTGGAAGGTGTTGCGACCGCACTCGACCCCGATATCAACATGTGGGAAACGGCAGAGCCCTTCGTGCGCGAATGGATACGCGACGAGCTGGGGCCGGAAGCCTGGTTCTCCGAACGACTGATCCGCGATGTGCGGACGCTCGCGGACCTGCCGGAGCTTGTCCGCCGCATCGCCCGCCACTATCCGCCGGAAGGGGCCGCGCCGCCGCCCCCGCCGCTGCCGGACATCCAGATCATCCGGGTCGCGCAGACCCGCTGGTTCGTGCTTTCGGCCCTGCTCGGCATATTGGCTGGCGCGGGCGCGATGGCGCTTTTAGGATAG
- the dnaA gene encoding chromosomal replication initiator protein DnaA yields MNLCESAEQVWPQIRARLRDEFGGRTFESWLSPLEYDRFDKERGVLRLSLPTRFMADWVRNHFLERLRSICATEIAGLSNIELSVAARLRSVPTDEIASEAEMPALPAVREETIGGVIEGRYTFDNYVVGKPNELAYNAARTLAEGGKIAFNPLFLHGQTGLGKTHLMHAIANQVRAQDPRARVSYLSAEKFMVEFLAALRAKDTISFKQKLRSVDVLMIDDVQFIAGKDSTQEEFFHTMNEIISAGKRLVITADRSPQNLEGIQDRILSRLSWGLVADINPADYELRLNILTAKLAGMAETRVSEDVIEFLARRVTSNIRELEGALNRVVAYATLTRKPVDLDFTREVLADVLRANDRKITIDEIQRRVAEHFRIKPADMVSARRAREVARPRQVAMYLAKRLTPRSLPEIGRRFGGRDHTTVMHAVKRIEELRVEDTELDADITLLSRQLEG; encoded by the coding sequence ATGAACCTTTGCGAATCGGCCGAGCAGGTCTGGCCGCAGATACGCGCGCGGCTGCGCGACGAGTTCGGCGGCCGCACCTTTGAGAGCTGGTTGAGCCCGCTCGAGTACGACAGGTTCGACAAGGAGCGCGGCGTGCTGCGCCTGTCGCTCCCCACGCGCTTCATGGCCGACTGGGTGCGCAACCATTTCCTCGAACGGCTGCGCTCGATCTGCGCGACCGAGATCGCGGGCCTTTCGAACATCGAACTTTCCGTCGCGGCCCGTCTGCGCAGCGTCCCGACCGATGAAATCGCGAGCGAGGCGGAGATGCCCGCCCTGCCCGCCGTCCGGGAAGAGACGATCGGCGGCGTGATCGAGGGCCGCTACACCTTCGACAATTATGTGGTCGGTAAGCCCAACGAGCTTGCCTACAACGCCGCCCGCACCCTGGCGGAGGGCGGCAAGATCGCCTTCAATCCCCTTTTCCTCCATGGCCAGACCGGGCTCGGCAAGACGCATCTGATGCACGCCATCGCGAATCAGGTGCGCGCGCAGGATCCGCGCGCCAGGGTCTCCTATCTTTCCGCCGAAAAGTTCATGGTCGAGTTTCTGGCCGCGCTTCGCGCCAAGGACACGATCAGCTTCAAGCAGAAGCTCCGTTCCGTCGACGTGCTGATGATCGACGACGTGCAGTTCATCGCGGGCAAGGATTCGACCCAGGAAGAATTCTTCCACACGATGAACGAGATCATCAGCGCCGGAAAAAGGCTGGTGATCACCGCCGACCGCAGCCCGCAGAACCTGGAAGGCATTCAGGACCGCATCCTGTCGCGCCTGTCATGGGGGCTGGTCGCCGACATCAACCCCGCCGACTATGAGCTGCGACTGAACATCCTCACGGCCAAGCTCGCCGGCATGGCGGAAACGCGCGTGTCGGAGGATGTGATCGAGTTTCTCGCCCGGCGCGTCACGTCGAACATCAGGGAGCTTGAAGGTGCGCTCAATCGCGTGGTCGCCTATGCCACGCTCACCCGCAAGCCGGTCGATCTCGATTTCACCCGTGAAGTGCTTGCCGATGTGCTGCGCGCCAATGACCGCAAGATCACGATCGACGAAATCCAGCGCCGGGTGGCCGAGCATTTCCGGATCAAGCCCGCCGACATGGTCTCCGCCCGTCGCGCGCGCGAGGTCGCCCGTCCCCGCCAGGTGGCGATGTATCTCGCCAAGCGGCTGACGCCCCGCTCGCTGCCGGAAATCGGCCGCAGGTTCGGGGGACGCGATCACACCACGGTGATGCACGCGGTGAAGCGGATCGAGGAACTGCGGGTGGAAGACACCGAGCTGGACGCCGACATCACGCTGCTTTCGCGGCAGTTGGAAGGCTGA
- the rpsT gene encoding 30S ribosomal protein S20, whose product MANTPQAKKRIRRNDRRADVNKSRVSRIRTFVKKVESAITAGNKDEAAEALKAAQPEMMRGASKGVLHKNTVARKISRLTKAVRALA is encoded by the coding sequence ATGGCGAATACGCCCCAGGCCAAGAAGCGCATCCGCCGGAACGACCGGCGCGCAGACGTCAACAAGTCGCGCGTCAGCCGTATCCGGACCTTTGTCAAAAAGGTCGAATCGGCGATCACCGCCGGCAACAAGGACGAGGCGGCCGAGGCGCTGAAGGCGGCCCAGCCGGAAATGATGCGCGGGGCGTCCAAGGGCGTTCTCCACAAGAACACCGTCGCCAGGAAAATATCGCGCCTGACCAAGGCGGTGCGCGCGCTGGCCTGA